A portion of the Sphaerochaeta pleomorpha str. Grapes genome contains these proteins:
- a CDS encoding sulfide/dihydroorotate dehydrogenase-like FAD/NAD-binding protein has product MNKILSKKKLSAEVFRMVIEAPEIAEARKPGQFIILQMGGDFNERIPLTIADANAKEGSITLIFQAVGETTHRLAMLEVGDEIENLLGPLGKPTDIENFGKVVCVGGGIGVAPLHPIVQGMKAAGNEVKVIMGARTKDLIIMEEEMRSIADEVIICTDDGSYGQKALVTVPLKELCETWKPDCVVIIGPPIMMKFAALTTKPYGIHTIVSLNTIMIDGTGMCGGCRVSIGGKTKFVCVDGPEFDGHLVDWDNMLLRLGTYKSKEQEAHHKCHIGLHITEGEA; this is encoded by the coding sequence GAAATTGCAGAAGCCAGAAAACCCGGTCAGTTTATCATCCTTCAGATGGGAGGGGATTTCAATGAGAGAATTCCTTTGACCATTGCTGATGCCAATGCAAAGGAAGGTTCCATAACCTTGATTTTTCAAGCGGTTGGAGAAACCACTCATCGGCTTGCTATGCTTGAAGTCGGGGATGAAATCGAGAATTTGCTTGGTCCCTTGGGAAAGCCCACCGATATCGAGAACTTTGGAAAGGTTGTGTGCGTAGGTGGCGGTATCGGGGTTGCCCCCCTTCATCCAATTGTACAGGGAATGAAAGCAGCAGGAAACGAAGTCAAGGTAATCATGGGTGCAAGGACTAAGGACTTGATCATCATGGAAGAAGAGATGCGTTCCATTGCCGATGAAGTAATCATCTGTACCGACGACGGCTCCTATGGCCAGAAAGCTTTGGTTACCGTACCTTTGAAGGAACTCTGTGAGACTTGGAAACCCGACTGTGTCGTCATTATCGGACCTCCTATCATGATGAAATTTGCAGCTTTGACCACCAAGCCATATGGTATCCATACCATAGTTTCTCTTAATACCATCATGATTGACGGTACCGGTATGTGTGGTGGTTGCCGGGTAAGCATCGGTGGAAAGACCAAGTTTGTCTGTGTCGATGGCCCGGAATTCGATGGTCACCTGGTTGATTGGGATAATATGCTTCTACGTCTTGGCACCTATAAGAGCAAAGAACAGGAAGCCCATCATAAGTGTCACATTGGTCTGCATATTACCGAAGGAGAGGCTTAA
- the gltA gene encoding NADPH-dependent glutamate synthase gives MHVSIEELDLQAKEVLKKFDNVTLTAKDRGQIPMQEMPTQDPSVRVTNMQEVALGYTDSQVRAEALRCLQCKNKPCIQGCPVSIDIPGFIAEAAKGNYEKSVDIIKQSSLLPSICGRVCPQESQCQKYCTVGKIYKDVDQSVSIGRIERFVADYARENGCETIPPVAPETGKKVAIVGTGPAGIAAAADLRREGHTVVMFEALHKAGGVLVYGIPEFRLPKKIVQHELDNLKEMGVEIRRNYLVGKTRKISDLMEKDGFDAVFVGSGAGLPKFMGIEGENYIGVFSANEYLTRSNLMKAYSIGDSLTPLYDSKKVAVFGGGNVAMDAARTAKRLGAEEVSIVYRRTEFEMPARKEEVGHAKEEGVNFMFLHAPLEIVANEQGRVNGVKLIACELGESDASGRRSPVEIPGSEKLYDFDTVIVAIGNASNPLIKATTDGIEVDRRGNFIVNEDTCETTLPGVYAGGDIVLGAATVILAMGQGRKAAKAMNEYLSTK, from the coding sequence ATGCATGTTTCCATTGAAGAACTGGATCTCCAGGCAAAAGAAGTATTGAAAAAGTTTGATAACGTTACTCTTACGGCAAAGGACCGTGGGCAGATTCCGATGCAGGAAATGCCTACCCAGGATCCTTCGGTCCGTGTTACCAACATGCAGGAAGTTGCCCTCGGGTATACTGACAGCCAAGTCAGGGCCGAAGCCCTGAGGTGCCTGCAGTGCAAGAACAAGCCTTGTATCCAGGGTTGTCCCGTCTCCATCGATATTCCTGGCTTTATTGCTGAAGCTGCAAAGGGTAACTATGAGAAGTCTGTCGATATAATTAAGCAGAGCAGTCTCCTTCCTTCCATCTGTGGGCGTGTATGTCCCCAGGAAAGCCAGTGCCAGAAGTATTGTACGGTCGGAAAAATATATAAGGATGTCGATCAGTCTGTATCCATTGGCCGTATCGAACGGTTTGTTGCCGATTATGCACGTGAAAACGGGTGTGAGACAATTCCTCCTGTTGCCCCGGAAACCGGAAAGAAAGTTGCCATTGTAGGAACAGGTCCTGCAGGGATTGCCGCTGCTGCCGATTTACGCAGGGAAGGGCACACTGTGGTGATGTTCGAGGCTCTGCATAAAGCTGGTGGAGTTCTTGTCTATGGTATTCCTGAGTTCAGGCTTCCCAAGAAAATTGTCCAGCATGAGTTGGATAATCTCAAAGAAATGGGTGTTGAGATCAGGCGGAATTACCTGGTTGGCAAGACCAGAAAGATTTCCGACCTTATGGAAAAAGACGGTTTCGATGCTGTGTTTGTAGGTTCCGGTGCCGGTCTTCCCAAATTTATGGGTATCGAGGGCGAAAACTATATCGGTGTCTTCTCTGCAAATGAATACCTCACCAGAAGCAATCTGATGAAAGCCTATTCAATCGGCGATTCCTTGACTCCTCTTTACGATTCAAAAAAGGTTGCAGTCTTTGGCGGTGGTAACGTCGCAATGGATGCTGCCCGTACGGCAAAACGGCTTGGCGCCGAAGAGGTTTCCATTGTCTATCGCCGTACTGAATTTGAAATGCCGGCAAGAAAGGAAGAGGTAGGCCATGCAAAGGAAGAAGGGGTAAACTTCATGTTCCTGCATGCTCCCCTTGAAATTGTTGCCAATGAGCAGGGTAGGGTCAATGGGGTAAAGCTCATCGCCTGTGAGCTTGGTGAAAGCGATGCCTCCGGCCGTCGTTCTCCCGTGGAAATCCCGGGAAGCGAGAAGTTATATGATTTCGATACAGTTATTGTTGCAATCGGTAATGCCAGCAATCCTCTGATCAAGGCAACCACGGATGGCATCGAGGTGGATAGGCGCGGTAATTTCATCGTTAATGAAGATACCTGTGAAACGACGCTTCCCGGTGTTTATGCCGGCGGCGATATTGTCCTCGGGGCCGCTACGGTAATTCTTGCCATGGGGCAAGGTCGAAAAGCTGCGAAGGCAATGAATGAATATCTCTCTACAAAGTAA
- a CDS encoding PTS sugar transporter subunit IIA, with protein MIIHSDCQSVICQLQENDKKKAILEVIDSCSIFQSLPDVERFKRGVLRRERIETTGIGHGVAIAHGKILGLDSVKIALGLSTKGIDFASKDGLPVHLLFVIASSPSIQIEYLRALSAILQSVRTEQVREHLLALKDLGHDERCERFFSMMSSQNFVWLCKTQKD; from the coding sequence GTGATTATTCATAGCGATTGCCAATCGGTAATCTGTCAACTCCAAGAAAACGATAAGAAAAAAGCCATTTTGGAAGTGATAGATTCCTGTTCTATATTTCAGAGTCTTCCTGATGTTGAACGCTTCAAACGAGGTGTGCTTCGTCGCGAACGCATCGAAACTACCGGTATTGGGCATGGAGTAGCCATTGCACATGGGAAAATCCTTGGCCTTGACTCGGTGAAGATAGCCTTAGGGCTCAGTACAAAGGGGATAGACTTTGCATCAAAGGATGGGCTACCTGTCCATTTGCTGTTTGTCATTGCCTCAAGTCCTTCCATCCAGATTGAATATCTCCGCGCTCTCAGTGCAATTTTGCAGAGTGTCCGTACTGAACAGGTACGTGAACATTTGCTCGCACTCAAGGATCTTGGTCACGATGAACGTTGTGAGAGATTTTTTTCTATGATGTCGTCGCAGAACTTTGTCTGGCTATGCAAAACCCAGAAAGATTAG
- a CDS encoding 5-formyltetrahydrofolate cyclo-ligase — protein MVTKKELRILLQKEALDNKDHDFSEEDNASIEALLACDEYKNATSVFAFVPLPSEVNINKFLDIAVKEKRLALPRCLDEGLMEFCLAEKVWNKGLVRSSRNIAEPICEHIIEPDEHSIILVPALAFSKLKQRLGRGMGYYDRFLNRYPSVMTIGICRRYQFFDDIPVEKFDKNVNKVLVNGIFY, from the coding sequence ATGGTTACAAAGAAGGAGCTACGAATACTGCTTCAAAAAGAAGCACTCGACAACAAGGACCATGATTTCTCAGAAGAAGATAATGCAAGCATTGAAGCCTTGCTTGCTTGTGACGAGTATAAAAACGCAACCTCAGTCTTTGCCTTCGTACCCCTTCCCAGCGAAGTGAATATCAATAAATTTTTAGATATCGCAGTCAAAGAAAAAAGACTGGCCCTTCCCAGATGTCTCGATGAAGGGCTTATGGAATTCTGCCTTGCAGAAAAAGTCTGGAACAAAGGACTGGTCAGATCATCGAGAAACATTGCAGAACCAATCTGCGAACACATCATTGAACCAGATGAGCATTCCATCATTCTTGTTCCTGCGTTGGCTTTTTCCAAACTCAAACAAAGGCTGGGAAGAGGGATGGGGTATTATGACAGGTTTTTAAACCGCTATCCTTCGGTCATGACCATAGGCATTTGCAGGAGATACCAATTCTTTGATGATATTCCTGTAGAAAAGTTTGATAAAAACGTTAACAAAGTCCTCGTAAACGGTATTTTTTACTAA
- a CDS encoding energy-coupling factor transporter transmembrane component T family protein — protein sequence MAEAMIFHFRDRKSFLNASNPVTKFGCVIALCFPLVKAPLITALVLLTPLILLALLQRLPVRSYGRELKFFGFMALLIALTTFFSTHDAQQAAAACVRFFAIILSGMLLADSTAPDDLARSLGSILERIPFVKGWEIASSIELTLSLVPIIFDVTEQVTAARKSRQARTGNPIRTLSDLGGSIFSLLLDRSEDLASALDARAFDPGRERQTLGYGKPDGILLVATILLVIAGYML from the coding sequence ATGGCTGAAGCAATGATCTTCCATTTCCGGGACAGAAAGAGCTTCCTCAATGCAAGCAACCCGGTAACAAAGTTCGGCTGCGTCATCGCCCTCTGTTTCCCACTCGTGAAAGCCCCCCTGATTACCGCCCTTGTCCTGCTCACTCCCCTCATCCTGCTTGCCTTACTGCAAAGGTTACCAGTACGCTCCTATGGAAGGGAGCTGAAATTCTTCGGTTTCATGGCATTGCTCATAGCCCTGACCACTTTTTTTTCTACCCATGACGCACAACAGGCCGCAGCAGCATGCGTACGTTTTTTTGCAATCATACTATCTGGCATGTTGCTCGCAGACTCCACTGCCCCTGACGACCTTGCCCGATCCCTTGGTTCAATCCTGGAAAGGATACCTTTTGTGAAAGGCTGGGAAATTGCAAGCAGCATCGAGCTGACCCTTTCTTTGGTACCGATCATCTTTGATGTGACAGAACAAGTAACGGCTGCCAGAAAGTCCCGGCAGGCAAGGACAGGGAACCCGATACGCACCCTATCGGATTTAGGTGGCAGCATTTTTTCCTTGCTGTTGGACCGCAGCGAGGATCTCGCTTCAGCCCTCGATGCAAGGGCCTTTGACCCTGGGCGAGAAAGGCAGACCCTCGGATATGGAAAACCAGACGGAATCCTCCTTGTTGCCACCATCTTGCTTGTGATAGCAGGGTACATGCTATAA
- a CDS encoding energy-coupling factor ABC transporter ATP-binding protein, whose protein sequence is MTQQQEPILQVHNLSFGFEKNKPILKNISFSIEKGAFVLLTGPNGSGKSLLLKCVKGLLKPTEGTVTIEGQDVTRAPKKRLDSIGLVFQDADSQIVGQTVERDILFGVENLRLPQEEQMRRLEEVGTLMGLKEQFKQRPRTLSGGEKRRLSIAGVLVMDPKLLIMDEPFANLDYPSVLQVIKTLLKLHEAGHTIILVSHEVEKILAYTDQTILLEKGSVIADGKAIDILPLLPEHGVYVPLQAKIEELTWLKQ, encoded by the coding sequence ATGACACAACAACAAGAGCCTATATTGCAGGTACACAATCTTAGTTTTGGGTTTGAAAAAAACAAACCGATTCTCAAGAACATCTCCTTCTCCATCGAGAAAGGAGCCTTCGTTTTGCTTACCGGTCCAAACGGTTCCGGAAAGAGCCTTTTGCTCAAATGTGTAAAAGGCCTGCTCAAACCAACGGAGGGAACAGTTACTATCGAGGGACAGGACGTCACCAGAGCCCCAAAAAAGCGCTTGGATTCAATCGGTCTCGTCTTCCAGGATGCAGATAGCCAAATCGTCGGCCAGACAGTGGAGAGAGATATTCTCTTCGGTGTAGAGAACCTTCGCCTCCCCCAAGAAGAACAAATGAGACGACTCGAGGAAGTCGGAACCCTCATGGGACTGAAAGAGCAGTTCAAGCAAAGACCCCGGACACTCAGCGGTGGTGAGAAACGCCGCCTGTCTATTGCCGGGGTCCTGGTCATGGACCCAAAGCTTCTCATCATGGATGAACCGTTTGCCAACCTTGACTATCCGTCGGTCCTCCAGGTTATAAAGACCCTCCTCAAACTGCATGAGGCAGGGCATACCATCATTCTAGTCAGCCATGAAGTGGAGAAAATCCTTGCATACACAGACCAAACCATACTCCTGGAAAAAGGAAGCGTGATTGCAGACGGTAAAGCAATCGATATCCTTCCGCTCTTGCCTGAGCATGGGGTATACGTTCCTTTGCAGGCCAAAATCGAGGAGCTTACATGGCTGAAGCAATGA
- the pfkB gene encoding 1-phosphofructokinase, whose product MIATVTFNPSLDYVISVDSFILGALNRTNTEKIFPGGKGINVSIVLHALGIDTIAYGFEAGFTGTALTHLLHQRRIQADFIQVANGFTRINVKIRTANTESEINGRGPEIDKKDIELLYAKLDLLSEADCLVLAGSIPPMVPQTIYEDILCHLQGKKIKTIVDATNHLLLNVLPYHPFLIKPNDIELGEIFGVKISGIADSITYGKKLQDSGAKNVLVSLGKKGAILIDEFGTVHQCDAPKGKVLNTIGAGDSMVAGFLAGYLKTGDYKQALRMGVCAGSASAFSYDLASRQDIETLLCNMNQQSPVNDGKMLF is encoded by the coding sequence ATGATAGCTACTGTTACTTTCAATCCTTCGTTAGACTATGTAATCTCTGTCGACTCTTTTATCTTGGGAGCCTTGAACAGGACAAATACTGAGAAGATTTTCCCTGGCGGGAAAGGAATCAATGTTTCCATTGTGCTACATGCTCTTGGGATCGATACCATTGCCTATGGGTTTGAAGCGGGGTTTACGGGAACAGCTTTGACTCATTTATTGCATCAAAGAAGGATTCAAGCTGACTTCATTCAAGTAGCCAACGGTTTTACGAGAATCAACGTGAAAATACGTACCGCCAACACAGAAAGTGAAATCAACGGAAGAGGACCAGAAATCGACAAGAAAGATATTGAATTACTCTATGCAAAACTCGATCTGCTTTCTGAAGCTGATTGTCTAGTTCTAGCGGGAAGCATCCCCCCGATGGTACCTCAAACTATTTATGAAGATATTCTATGCCATTTGCAGGGAAAAAAAATAAAGACAATTGTAGATGCTACAAATCATTTACTTCTTAATGTGCTTCCTTACCATCCCTTTCTTATAAAACCAAACGATATTGAATTGGGTGAAATTTTTGGAGTAAAAATTTCTGGGATTGCAGATTCAATAACCTATGGGAAAAAACTCCAGGACAGTGGGGCAAAAAATGTTTTAGTATCACTGGGGAAAAAAGGTGCAATACTCATAGATGAATTTGGGACAGTCCACCAATGTGATGCTCCTAAAGGAAAAGTGCTTAACACCATAGGAGCGGGAGATTCCATGGTTGCTGGATTCTTGGCAGGATATTTAAAAACTGGTGATTATAAACAAGCTCTCCGTATGGGGGTTTGTGCAGGTAGTGCAAGTGCCTTTTCCTATGATCTTGCAAGCAGACAGGACATTGAAACCTTGCTTTGTAACATGAATCAACAGTCACCAGTGAATGATGGCAAAATGCTATTTTGA
- a CDS encoding extracellular solute-binding protein gives MRKKMLAISLIFVMALGFAFANGTNESKTPITTTDRPDWAKGVDEVTGTLTVYTTMEETQQELLLKLWKECYPKCKIEIVADSVGTLATKIRSDATSGADVVIGGMFAADGEKYHDILQPYTSTLDKEQGFHDPSEYYTFYDVQVMCLVVNPNVLKQLGVSVKGYKDLLQPALKGKIILADPSASSSGWRQLQTILAVMGDKFDDEKGWTYVKQLMENSFSTNSSKDVYNLVNEGEYAVGLSYESTPAGIIAGGGATMQIIYMNEGNTAMPGGAAIVKDAPNLVAAKAMIDLLASTDFQNMRTDLAGRGSNKLCKPSSLPNSDTLGLVDLDYEYLMKNKTKMTDHWNQLWAEVNR, from the coding sequence ATGAGAAAGAAGATGCTGGCAATATCGTTGATTTTTGTCATGGCACTTGGATTCGCATTTGCGAATGGGACAAACGAGTCGAAGACTCCTATAACCACTACTGATCGACCTGATTGGGCAAAAGGGGTTGATGAGGTTACAGGAACATTGACGGTGTACACTACAATGGAAGAGACACAGCAGGAATTATTATTGAAACTGTGGAAGGAATGTTATCCAAAGTGCAAAATCGAAATCGTTGCCGATTCTGTGGGTACTTTGGCTACAAAGATCCGGAGTGATGCAACAAGTGGTGCTGATGTGGTTATTGGAGGAATGTTTGCAGCTGATGGTGAAAAATACCATGATATTCTTCAACCCTATACCTCAACCCTAGACAAAGAACAAGGATTCCACGACCCATCCGAGTACTATACATTTTATGATGTACAGGTCATGTGTTTAGTTGTGAATCCAAACGTATTGAAACAGCTCGGAGTTTCGGTAAAGGGTTATAAAGATCTGCTTCAACCTGCGTTGAAAGGAAAAATTATTCTGGCAGATCCCTCTGCATCTTCGTCTGGCTGGAGGCAATTGCAGACAATCTTGGCAGTGATGGGAGATAAGTTCGATGACGAAAAAGGATGGACTTATGTAAAACAACTGATGGAGAATAGCTTCTCAACTAATTCCTCCAAAGATGTATATAACTTAGTCAACGAAGGTGAATATGCAGTCGGTTTGTCATATGAATCGACACCTGCAGGTATTATCGCTGGGGGTGGTGCCACTATGCAAATCATCTATATGAACGAAGGAAACACAGCAATGCCTGGAGGAGCGGCAATCGTGAAAGATGCTCCCAATTTGGTAGCCGCAAAAGCTATGATTGATCTGTTGGCTTCAACTGATTTCCAGAATATGCGTACCGACTTAGCCGGTCGTGGTTCCAACAAGTTATGCAAACCAAGCAGCTTACCTAATAGTGACACTTTGGGACTTGTTGATTTGGATTATGAGTATTTGATGAAAAACAAGACCAAAATGACAGACCATTGGAATCAGCTTTGGGCTGAAGTGAATCGCTAA
- a CDS encoding ABC transporter permease, with the protein MKIMKRHKLFEFWNMTSFGILALFVVFLVFPIAGLLKEAVVTSDGRFSLDAFARFFGKSYYYSTIFNSFKIAFFSMALCLLLGIPFAYFYSFYKMKGRKLLFILCLLCTMSAPFIGAYAWILLLGNNGLLTNLLKTIGINNVSIYGFGGIVLVQTMKLFPLVVIYMNGAFRDVDNSLMEAAESMGCKGVNRFFKILITLTMPTILAAALLVFMRSFADFGTPLLIGRGYTTFPVLIYNEYLGENGADYHFASAISIIAVIVTGFFFLLQKIATSKFKFTISAMHPIEQKECHHASGILMHIYCYALVAISMLPQLYIIYMSFRKYNNSILLNGYSLVNYQKAFSKNLLRATNNTLIISIFTLAIIVVLAVLIAYLVVRKGNAISNLIDTISMLPYIMPGAVIGIALVIVYSHKPFCIAGTLVIMVIALAIRRLPFTSRSATAAMMKISPSIEEAALSLGASKLKSFVKITVPMMSSGIISGAVLSWVSIITEMSSGVILYNNRTITLTIGTYVAINNGIYGVAAAFATVTTILTIICLMVYLKFTKIENVRM; encoded by the coding sequence ATGAAGATAATGAAAAGACATAAATTATTTGAATTCTGGAATATGACTTCATTCGGCATCTTGGCCCTTTTCGTAGTATTCTTGGTATTTCCGATTGCGGGTTTACTAAAAGAAGCTGTGGTTACTTCTGATGGCAGGTTTTCCTTGGATGCGTTTGCAAGGTTTTTTGGAAAGAGCTACTACTACTCCACCATATTCAATAGTTTCAAGATAGCCTTTTTCTCTATGGCCCTTTGTTTACTCCTAGGGATCCCATTTGCCTATTTCTATTCTTTCTATAAAATGAAAGGAAGAAAACTACTTTTTATCCTTTGCTTACTCTGTACCATGTCTGCACCTTTTATAGGAGCGTATGCTTGGATTCTGTTACTGGGAAATAATGGACTTCTAACTAATTTATTGAAAACGATTGGTATCAATAATGTGAGCATCTATGGGTTTGGTGGAATTGTATTGGTACAAACCATGAAATTATTTCCCTTGGTAGTTATTTATATGAATGGAGCTTTTAGGGATGTTGACAACTCTCTGATGGAAGCTGCTGAAAGTATGGGATGCAAGGGAGTCAATAGATTCTTCAAAATACTGATAACATTAACCATGCCGACTATATTGGCTGCTGCTTTGCTTGTCTTTATGCGCTCCTTCGCAGATTTCGGTACCCCTTTGCTTATCGGAAGAGGATATACAACTTTTCCGGTGTTGATTTATAATGAATACTTGGGAGAAAATGGTGCAGATTATCATTTTGCCTCTGCAATTAGTATTATTGCTGTGATTGTTACTGGCTTCTTTTTCTTGCTTCAGAAAATAGCAACAAGCAAATTCAAATTTACCATTAGTGCGATGCATCCCATTGAACAGAAAGAATGCCACCATGCTTCAGGCATTTTGATGCATATTTATTGTTATGCCTTGGTAGCGATTTCCATGTTGCCTCAACTATATATCATTTATATGTCCTTCAGAAAGTATAACAACAGCATATTATTGAATGGGTATTCTCTTGTAAACTATCAGAAGGCGTTCTCAAAAAACTTACTTAGAGCTACAAACAATACTCTGATAATCAGTATATTCACATTAGCTATTATCGTGGTGCTGGCTGTTTTAATTGCATATCTGGTAGTAAGAAAAGGAAATGCAATCAGTAACCTCATCGATACAATCTCTATGCTACCCTATATCATGCCAGGAGCAGTAATCGGCATTGCTTTGGTAATCGTTTATAGCCATAAGCCTTTCTGCATTGCAGGTACACTGGTAATTATGGTAATAGCTTTGGCAATACGCAGGTTGCCATTTACCAGCCGTTCGGCAACTGCCGCAATGATGAAAATCAGTCCAAGCATTGAAGAGGCAGCCTTGAGCTTAGGGGCTTCCAAGCTGAAATCATTTGTTAAAATTACTGTTCCTATGATGTCCAGTGGAATTATTTCAGGAGCAGTATTAAGTTGGGTTTCAATCATCACGGAAATGTCGAGTGGAGTCATCCTGTACAACAATCGAACAATAACATTGACAATCGGTACTTATGTGGCAATCAACAACGGTATATACGGGGTAGCGGCAGCCTTTGCAACAGTGACTACAATCCTAACCATCATATGCCTTATGGTTTACTTAAAATTTACCAAGATCGAAAACGTACGGATGTAA
- a CDS encoding ABC transporter ATP-binding protein — MSVNISIEHAVKKYGETIVIPDLSIEIHDGELFTLLGPSGCGKTTLLRMIAGFNSIEGGKFSFNNKEINNLEPDKRNIGMVFQNYAIFPNMTVRKNVEFGLRSRKVPADITKRETDKFLKLVHVDEYADRMPDRLSGGQQQRVALARALVIQPDVLLMDEPLSNLDAKLRVEMRSVIKAIQKNVGITTVYVTHDQEEAMAISNRIAVMKDGIIHQCGRPQDIYMRPADLFVATFIGKSNLLEGKLFQGNHGFELEFSNGYRISVDKIDPKKVSDENVLVSCRPEELIINTQPQEKCIKATIEDSIFLGLNTHYFVKLDTNEEAEIIKESDFESILPAGSQIFLNVNIAKINIFDATTGKSLMQDMDWMVKK, encoded by the coding sequence ATGAGCGTGAATATTTCAATCGAACATGCTGTTAAAAAATATGGAGAGACCATAGTAATTCCAGATCTTTCCATTGAGATTCATGATGGAGAGTTATTTACTTTATTGGGCCCATCCGGTTGCGGAAAAACCACACTACTACGTATGATTGCTGGTTTTAATAGCATTGAAGGTGGAAAGTTTTCCTTCAACAACAAGGAAATCAACAATTTAGAGCCTGATAAGAGGAATATTGGGATGGTCTTCCAGAACTATGCAATTTTCCCTAATATGACAGTCCGTAAAAATGTTGAATTCGGGTTGCGCAGCAGGAAAGTCCCCGCTGATATAACCAAAAGGGAAACTGACAAGTTCTTAAAACTAGTTCATGTAGATGAATATGCAGACAGAATGCCTGATAGACTTTCCGGTGGACAACAACAGCGAGTAGCTCTTGCCCGTGCTTTGGTTATTCAACCCGATGTGTTATTGATGGATGAACCGCTCTCAAACCTTGATGCAAAACTCAGGGTGGAGATGCGCTCTGTTATCAAGGCAATTCAAAAAAATGTTGGAATTACTACAGTGTACGTGACTCATGACCAAGAGGAAGCTATGGCGATTTCCAATCGTATTGCTGTCATGAAGGATGGAATCATTCATCAATGCGGAAGACCGCAAGATATTTATATGCGTCCGGCTGATCTATTTGTTGCAACGTTCATAGGAAAATCAAATTTGCTTGAGGGGAAACTATTTCAAGGCAACCACGGCTTTGAATTGGAGTTCTCTAATGGCTATAGAATTTCTGTCGATAAGATCGATCCAAAAAAAGTATCGGATGAAAATGTTTTGGTATCCTGTCGTCCTGAAGAATTGATAATCAATACGCAACCTCAGGAAAAATGTATTAAAGCAACTATTGAAGATAGCATATTTCTAGGATTAAATACTCATTATTTTGTTAAACTTGATACAAACGAAGAGGCAGAGATAATAAAGGAATCAGATTTCGAATCAATTCTTCCTGCCGGTAGTCAAATTTTTTTGAATGTAAATATCGCCAAAATAAACATATTCGATGCCACAACCGGTAAGAGTCTTATGCAAGACATGGATTGGATGGTAAAGAAATGA